One Notolabrus celidotus isolate fNotCel1 unplaced genomic scaffold, fNotCel1.pri scaffold_309_arrow_ctg1, whole genome shotgun sequence DNA window includes the following coding sequences:
- the prkag3b gene encoding LOW QUALITY PROTEIN: 5'-AMP-activated protein kinase subunit gamma-3b (The sequence of the model RefSeq protein was modified relative to this genomic sequence to represent the inferred CDS: inserted 5 bases in 3 codons; deleted 1 base in 1 codon) has product MLTITDFINILHRYYKSPLVQIYELEEHKXETWREIYLQYSVNRLISITPDCSLFDAIYSLLKNKIHRLPVIDPASGNVLHILTHQRILKFLHLWGSMIPKPRFLQRRIXEVEIGTFREIATVQESPSVYDALTVFVERRVSALPVVDDRGKVVALYSRFDVINLAAQKNYNNLNMTMREAIESRACCVEGVLKCYPHETLETVIDRIAKAEVHRLVLVXQERCGERVSLSDLLQALVLTPAGIDALSS; this is encoded by the exons ATGCTGACCATCACAGACTTCATCAACATTCTCCATCGTTACTACAAGTCTCCTCTG gttCAAATCTACGAGCTGGAAGAACACAA CGAGACGTGGAGAG agatCTACCTGCAGTACTCTGTCAACAGGCTGATCAGCATCACTCCGGACTGCAG tcTGTTCGATGCCATCTACTCCTTACTGAAGAACAAGATCCACCGGCTGCCCGTCATCGACCCGGCGTCAGGAAACGTCCtccacatcctcacacac caacgcATCCTAAAGTTCCTCCATCTTTG GGGATCAATGATTCCTAAACCTCGCTTCCTTCAGAGGCGGA AAGAAGTGGAGATCGGTACCTTCAGAGAGATCGCCACCGTCCAGGAGTCGCCCTCGGTCTACGACGCTCTGACCGTCTTCGTGGAGAGGAGAGTCTCTGCTCTGCCTGTGGTCGATGATCGAG GTAAAGTGGTCGCTCTGTACTCCAGGTTTGATGTCATT AATCTGGCGGCTCAGAAGAACTACAACAACCTGAACATGACGATGCGTGAGGCCATCGAGTCCAGAGCCTGCTGCGTGGAGGGGGTCCTCAAGTGCTACCCTCACGAGACTCTGGAGACCGTCATCGACCGCATCGCCAAGGCTGAG GTGCATCGTCTGGTCCTGGT ACAGGAACGATGTGGTGAGAGGGTCTCTCTGTCCGACCTCCTTCAGGCCCTGGTCCTCACTCCTGCAGGTATTGACGCGCTGTCCTCCTAA